The DNA sequence CCTACAAATTGCTTGTAATAGTGTATGTTCTTTTAAAGGTTTATCTAAATACATTGTCTGCAATATAGGAGCATCAAATCCAGTTAATAATTTTGCAGTAACAATAAGAACTTTTAAAGGGTGTTCCTCTATGTTGAAATTATCTAATACTTTTTTCTCTTCGTCTGGGGTACGGTCATAATTTTTATATTCTTCTTCCCCACTATTAACAGTCATTACAATTTCACAGGCATCTTTACCTAATAATCTGTCTAATTCTTCTTTATACTTAATACAGCATTCTCTATCATAACAGACCACCATTGCCTTAAACTTATTGGGTTCAATAATCTCTTTATAGTGATTTGCTATATCTTTACTTACCATCTCTATTCTTTCAGGTGCTTTAACGAAGGTGGATACTCTTCCTGCTCGTTTTATTAGTTCCTCCCTTTCTAAATCACCAATTGTATCTGTTAAGTTATCAAACTCTTCCTTCATAGTCTCTTTATCAATATGTAACCTTACCAGACGTGGCTCAAATTTTAATTTTCTTGTTGCCCCATCCTTTATCGAGTCCTCAAAAGAATATTTACTCATATACCCTTGTTCATCAACTTCAGCACCAAAGGTGGCAAATGTATTTCTATCACGCTTGTTAATAGGAGTTCCTGTTAGTCCAAAGAAAAATGCATTTGGTAAAGCATTTCTCATTTTAATACCCAAATCTCCCTCTTGAGTACGGTGTGCTTCATCTACTAAGACAATGATATTTTCTCTATCATTAAGGACTTCTTCCACTTCTTTAAATCTAAATATTGTTGTTATTATTATTTTACGTGTATCTTGGATTAATAACTGTTCTAAACTACTGATTGTTTTAGCAGGGACCATATTTGGAACATCCGCTGAGGAAAATGTTCCTGTTATTTGTGAATCCAAATCCTTCCTATCTACAACTATTAAGACAGTCGGACTTTTTAACTTCTCGTGCATACGTAATTTTAACGCTGCAAATAACATTAATAATGATTTTCCTGAACCTTGAAAGTGCCAGATTAATCCTTTCTTTATCTTACCATTCACTACACGTTCTACAATCTTATTAACAGTGTCATATTGTTGAGAACGACATATTACTTTTATTCTTCTTTTTTTATCATCAGTAGTAAATATCACAAAGTTTTGCAATAGATCTAGTAATACTCTTCTATTCAACATTTCCTTAATAGGAAATTGTAATGCAGACAGCTCTGAATGCTTTCCTTTATTAAAATCTCTCCAAGGGAACCATTTATTGATTGGTGATTTGACTGTCCCATACCTAAACTCTTTTCCATCAGTAGCAAAATTAAATACATTGGAGACAAAAAGTTCTGGAACGTTGTTTTCATAATCCTCTGAGATTTGCTTTGCACCATCAACCCAAGAGATTGCTGGGCGAACAGGTGTTTTACACTCACCTATAACTAGAGGAATTCCGTTAACTAAAAGGTACAAATCTGTTCTTCGACTTTCTTGAGTTTTAAACTTATACTCTGTAGTTACTATAAATTCATTATTTTTCACAACGTCAAAGTCAATTAGTTTCACGGGAACATGTTCATTGTTTCTCCCAAATGGCATAGACTTTTCACCTCTAAGCCATTTGGAAAACTCTTCATTTGCTCTAACTAAACCTTCATATTTTACACTTAACACAATGGCTCTTAATTTATAAATTACTTCATCAGCACGACTCGGTTCTGCTTTTATTTCTGGATTTAATTTTTTTAGTGCATTTACTAAATGTTCTTCAATAAATGGATTATTCAATTCTCGATTAAATTTATTAGAGGGAACGAACTTCCAACCATTTTCAACAAGTAAATCTCTGATGTAATCTCTAACAGAATTTCCTTCATTGAACTTGCTTACAGACATCTCAACATCCCTCCTTTAAATTAAACTTTTGCTATATTATTTTGATAAAACTTTGGGTCAAAAAGGAAAATAAGCAATTCTTCTTTAACCTTTTTGGTATTCTTTATGTTACTTTCAATATTTGAGATAACATTTTCTAGACCATCAAGTATTTCAACAATTTTTCTCTGTTCTGTTAATGGTGGAATTCCTATTTTGAACCCTTCTAAAAATTCCTTTGGAACCCTTTTCTGTCCCGCAGATCCCGTCATATTCCACTCACCTAAAGTCCTAAATAACTTGTTTGTTGTGTGATAGTAGATATATTTGGGGAGGACTTCATCCTTAGCCCGAAGTATATGAAATTCCGTGCTCCCAAAACCTATAGAATTTTTTAAATTTTGAGCCAATGCTCCTTTACCATTTTCGAAGCAAGGTGTTATTTTTGCTACTATAACGTCATTTTCTCTAAATGATGTAAAACCACTAGAAACCTCAGAGTATTTTCGTTCCCTTAAGTTAATTATCTTAGCGTCATTTGATATATCTTCCATAGTAAGAAAAGATATTTCTGTATCAGTATCCGCTATTTTTTCTTTCTGAGGATTAATATTACAAACATCATCGATTCTTTTTAATTCCCAATCTTTTGGAATTTCCCCGATGGATGATGGCTTATAATTAGAATGATTTACCCCTCTTGTTAATAGCTTATTAACTAATTTTTCTTTATATTTTAATGTTTTCTCTAACAATATCTCCTTACAATTAATATTGTCTTCAGTTGCATTCAGTTTTTCTATGATATCTCTTTGAATATTTTTAGGAGGTATAATGAATTTTTCCTCTGCTAACACCTTCCATTTGATAGTAGGTGATAAAGAACCTTCTGATATTTTAAGTGATCGATTATAAAATTCTTGTGATTGCATAAAAAATGGTAGTAATTCTTTAATAATTACTTCTTCTTGTGCTCGTAATACCATTGAGTGCGCTGATACAATAGCGTCCCACTCACATATTGCAACCTTACCTTGATACGCTCTTCTTTTCCCAAAAATAATGTCACCTGGTTTAGCCACTAATTTAGTTCCTTGAACATCTTCAGGGGTTCCGTGCCTTTTTATCTTAAGAGTTTTAGAATCTAGGTGCTCTAATCCAATGTAATATTTTAGTTTTGTTTCCTTTGGTTCAACTCGTTTTGAAATGTGTTCAGCCATTAGTTTAAAAGGAACTAAACGCCATCCATCACCAAGTTGAATAATATCCCCTTTCTCTTTTATCACTTAAATGATACCTCCTGAACCAATTTAAAAAGTTCTGTAAAAGAGTCGTCTATACTTGAACTATCGATTTGATACTCTTCTACAGTTTCATTAATTGTAAAATTTTTATATTGCTTGTTATCTATTACATACAAAGGAATGTTTAGATTGGCATTATTTTTCAACACTTCATCAACCTCAACTACATTTGAAAAACCGTTTATACTCTTAAATTCATCATATACACCTTTTATTTCTTCGATATGTTCAGGGTCTATATAACTCATTGTTCTTTCTCTTCGAACTTGATTGATAGCATTAATAAATAATATTTTCCCTTTTCTATCTTCTTTTTTATTTGTTCTACAAAATATTACACAGGCTTCCATTGGGGAATTATAGAATAAGTTTGAACCTAGCCCTAAAATACACTCAATAACATCACTTTTTACTAAGTTCTCTCTCATTTCTTGTTCTGCATCCCTAAATAACACACCATGTGGAAATAATATTGCACATCTTCCAGTATCTGCTTTCAAACTCTTAATAATATGTTGTAAAAAGGCATAATCCGCTCTTGATTTTGGTGGAGTACCATATATGTTACGTCCATAAGGATCTGTTTCCCACCTCTCACGGTTCCATCTTTTAATTGAATATGGAGGATTAGCTAGTACAATGTCAAATTGCCTTAATTTATCATTCTTAATAAATGCTGGATTTTCTAGTGTGTCACCCCTTAATATTTCAAAGTCCTCTATTCCGTGTAAAAACATATTCATTTTAGCTATTGAGGATGTAATTAAGTTTATTTCTTGCCCAAATAATCTTAAGCTTCTATACTCTTTCCCTTTTTCCTTTAAGTGTAGTGCTGAAAGTAACAGCATCCCCCCACTACCACATGTTGGGTCATAAACACTCTCTTTGGGATTGGGTTCCAACAATTCAGTCATCAGTCTTACGATTGTTCTATTTGAATAAAATTCTTGTGCAGTATGCCCACTATCATCAGCAAATTTCTTTATTAAATACTCATAAGCTTGTCCTAATTCATCCTCCGACACATTTTGAAGTGATAAAGTTTGCTGTGAGAAATGTTCAATTAAATCTTTTAATAATGAATCAGGCAATCTATCTTTATTCGTCCACTGTGCATCACCAAAAATGCCTTCTAACCTACCAATGTTTGCTTTCTCTATTTCAGCCATTGCAGTTTGAATAGCTGTTCCTATATTATTTACTTTCTTCCTAATATCGTTCCAGTGATGACCTTTTGGAATAATAAATCTATGATTTTCGTCGAAATCCTCACCTAATGTATTAAGCGAATCATTATATTCTTCATCATAAACATCGCATAATCTCTTTAGAAATAATAACGGGAAAATAAATTGCTTATAATCTCCTGCATCAATATGACCTCTTAGAAAATTTGCAGAACCCCATAAATACCTCTCTAGCTTTTCTAAAGATATTCTACCCACAGATTACACATCCATTTCTTTTAAAAAACTGTTTAATACATTCTCTGACTCATTAGTTTCCTTTAATGCTTGGACCATTTCATTATATGCTTGCTCTAATGATATTCCGTCGTCCTCTATAATTGGCTTTACATAAAGTGGAATGTTTAAATTAAAATTATTAGATTTAATATCATCAAGAGTTGCTATACTGGTCTTTCCTTTTGTAGTATTGTATTCATTATAAAGTTTAAAAATCTCGTTAACATGCTCTAATAATAATGTATTTTGATTTCTTTCTTTTTTAAATAATTGTGATGCATCTATAAATTGTACTTTCCCTTTTCTATCTACGGGTTTATCTTTTCTGAAAAATAAAATACAAGCAGATATATTTGTTCCGTAAAATAAGTTTGGTGCTAATCCAATAACAGTATCTAATAAATCCTGTTGAAGTAATTCCCTTCTAATTTTACCTTCTGCCCCAGCTCTAAATAAAACACCTTGGGATAAAACCACAGCCATACGTCCAGTGTACATTTCCATAGACTTAATCATATGTTGCACCCAAGCGTAATCTCCATTTGTTTTTGGTGGAATGCCAGCTATATTCCTTCCATAAGGGTCATCTTTCCATTCTTCATACCCCCAACTTTTCAAGGAAAAAGGTGGATTCGCAATAACACAGTCAAAGGTCATTAGCTTATCCTCTTCAAAGTATGCAGGATTTTTAAGAGTATCATTTCTTACAATTTTAAAATCCTCTAAACCATGTAAAAACAAATTCATTCTTGCTATAGAAGAAGTTGTAAGGTTCTTTTCTTGACCATAAAGTTTTAAAGTCCTAGCATCTCTACTCGTATCATTCAAATGATCTACTGCCTCCAACAACATCCCACCCGTTCCACAAGCTGGGTCGTAAATACTCTCATTTTCTTCAGGATCTAATAGCATTGTCATTAACTTTACAATTTCTCTAGGAGTATAAAACTCTCCTGCCTTCTTATTTGCAACATCAGCAAATTTTTTTATTAAATATTCATATGCCTGTCCCATTGTATTTGATTTTACGTTTTTATTCCCTAAGTTATATTGGGAAAAATGCTCAATCAATTCTATTAGTATTTCATCAGTTAATTTATCTTTATTTGACCATTGTGTATCACCAAAAATACCATACAAGCTCTCAGGATTTGCCTTTTCTATTTCCCTTATTGAACTTAAAATTTTTATACCTACATTTTTAGTAACACTTCTAACCTCATTCCAATGGCAACCTTTTGGTATGATGAATCTATGTTCTTCATCAAAATCCTCTCCATAAATTTCCATAGATTCTTGGAGTTCTTCATCGTATACATCAGATATCCTTTTAAAGAATAACATTGGAAATATGTATGATTTAAAGTCGGATTGATCTACAGGTCCCCTAAGAATATTTGCTGCTCCCCATAACCAAGATTCCAGTTCTTCTAATTTCATCTCTATTTCTTCCTTCCTAGGTCATTTCAACGAATTAATAAACATCTTTTTAATCTTTGTCTTTATAAATATAATAACACAATGTATATTACAAATTTTACTATACTAATAATTGGCATTACTTCCTATAGGTTGCTGGACACATAATTATTATTAAGTGGCTAGTTCTTTTTGAAAACTTGGTTTTTGGTGCTAAAATTTAATGTTCTCATCGTATAACACTATAAAAAAACTGAGCGTATAACACTATTTAAAGGGAGTGGTTTCACAAATGAATTATTTAAAGGGTTTTAATAATTATTTAGAGGACATGGATAAAAGTGAAAGGACTATTGTTAGTTATCTAAACACTATTTCTCAATTTTCAAATTGGTTAATCAAAGAAAAGTTTATAGATGATTTATCAATAGTGGCAACCAGAGAAATTAAAGCATACAGACAAATATTATTAGAAAAGTATTCTCCAGCTACTGTAAATCAGAAATTAGCCTGTATCAAAACGTTTTATAAGTTTATGACACAAACACATATTATAAAAGAAGACCCTGCAAAATATATTAAACTACAAAAAGTTGATAATATAAAAAGTCAATATATGACTAGAGCAGAAGAGTTAAGAGTAATGAGTAAAGCTAAAGAAAAGGGAATCAAAGCATATGCCATACTAATGGTTTTACTAAAATGTGGTTTGCGCCCAAGTGAATTAAGTAGCCTTACATTAGATTGTCTATTTTTAGATAAGGAACCTACTCTTTTAGTAAAGGATTCTAAGAGAAACAAATCTCGCTATGTTCCAATTCCAATGGATACCTGTAAAGCATTAAATGCTTGGATAGACGAAAGAAATAAATCAGATAAGATATATCACACCCGAAGTAAGTATGTTTTTACTTCTCAACGTCAGGATAGATTAGAGGTACGTGCTATTCAAAGGGTAGTTGAAGTGATTGGAATAGAGGCTGGGGTCGAACTATATTGCATTAGGCTTCGTGCTACTTATGCTAACTCTTTAATCCAGAATGCTAATATTCCTTTAAGTGCACTTGCAACGTTAATGGGACACGATAGTATTCAAACTACTAGTCGCTATACCACTATCAACGAACAAGATAAGAGACGTTATGTTAATTCAATTTCTGAAATATAAGCTAATTAAAAGAGCACCTATACAAGTGGGTGCTCCTTTATACTTTCATTTATCTCTTTCTACATGACGGGCAAAAAGTTCTTGTTAAAAGATGGTCACTTCGGATCTGCCACTCATATCCACAACTGATACATTGCGCCGTTACTTTTTCTCTACTTGAAATGTATTTTAGTACATTAATAGCATTATTAGATTTTTTTAATATTTTTTGCTTATAAGCTTCAGCTCGTGAAACCTTATTATCTACCTTCAAGTCTCTCGAATTATTTATTGCTTTTTTAGAGGCTTTTCTTTTTTTCTTAACTTTAGGTAATTTTTTTGCAAGTAATTTTTCTACCCAAGAATTATTACTTAATCTTTCATTCAACATACAAAGTTCTAAGCATCTTTGCGATTCTGAAGCACCAACACTAAATCGAGTATCTTCAACAACTAATTGTTGAATTTCTTCCAAAACAGCTGATAATTTTACCAACTTTTTATTTTTTATCGTGTAATCGTTAATCCCATGCTTGTATTCAGCTAGAACAGAAATAAAAGAGTTGTCTATTTCATTATTTATTATACTAGAAACTTTAAACCTTTCTTTCTTTATAGCCCAAAAATCATAGTAATCTTTTTCAATATATTCTATGCCAGACTGACAATTTCTTGTAGTTTCATTATCAATATAATGATTCACTTCTATTTTATTTCCTTCATTATCTATGTAACAATAATCAAATCTAATAATAAAAGGTTCCTTACTGTATTCAACACTTTTATTAATGGCATTATTTGATATGTATATATTAATATGACATGTGTTCAATAAATCATTTTCTTCGTTTATTTCTATTACAAAATGGTTTGACCTAGCTCTTAAAGAAAAAGATTCAAAGTGATGTGAAGGAAAAATTAATTTGTATCTTTCTGGTCTCATTGTATCTTCGTTATTTAAATATATGTCCAAAATTTCTTGATAAGGAATATTCTTATTTTCTTTTTCTTCTAATTTTTTGTTTACAACTTTAATTTGGTTATCAAAAATCTTATAAAAATTTAATTTACACTTTTTTGATTTAAGATACTTATGGAAAAGTTCTTTGTACTTAGGGTTAGCTTTATACTCTATACTATTTATAAAATTATTAATTGCTTCCTCGCTATAGATGTTCATATCTACAAATTTTTCGCTAATCAACCTTTTCAGCAAGTCTAATTCCTCATTAAATTGTTCTCTAGCGACTTTATACACTTCATATAATTTATTTTTCTTTTCATTCAATTTTTTTATTTCTTCAAAATTAGGTATGTATCGTTCACACAATTCATTGAGCTTTAGATTTACTTCTTCAAACTTTAATAATATGTCACTATCTAAATGTTCTTTGTCTTTCAATAAAGAGATATCTTTTGGTACCGAATGTTCAAAATTAAATTTTGTAAATCCATATTCATAATAAGTGGCTATATTATTAACATCCTCCAGTAATATCCTCAAATAATCCCTTATTTCCGATTGTGAATCTGAAAAACGCAACTTAAACTGTTTAAGTAAAGAATTCAGTTGATTAAATCCAAAAAATGCGGGTAATAATCTTT is a window from the Evansella cellulosilytica DSM 2522 genome containing:
- a CDS encoding type I restriction-modification system subunit M produces the protein MKLEELESWLWGAANILRGPVDQSDFKSYIFPMLFFKRISDVYDEELQESMEIYGEDFDEEHRFIIPKGCHWNEVRSVTKNVGIKILSSIREIEKANPESLYGIFGDTQWSNKDKLTDEILIELIEHFSQYNLGNKNVKSNTMGQAYEYLIKKFADVANKKAGEFYTPREIVKLMTMLLDPEENESIYDPACGTGGMLLEAVDHLNDTSRDARTLKLYGQEKNLTTSSIARMNLFLHGLEDFKIVRNDTLKNPAYFEEDKLMTFDCVIANPPFSLKSWGYEEWKDDPYGRNIAGIPPKTNGDYAWVQHMIKSMEMYTGRMAVVLSQGVLFRAGAEGKIRRELLQQDLLDTVIGLAPNLFYGTNISACILFFRKDKPVDRKGKVQFIDASQLFKKERNQNTLLLEHVNEIFKLYNEYNTTKGKTSIATLDDIKSNNFNLNIPLYVKPIIEDDGISLEQAYNEMVQALKETNESENVLNSFLKEMDV
- a CDS encoding restriction endonuclease subunit S; the protein is MIKEKGDIIQLGDGWRLVPFKLMAEHISKRVEPKETKLKYYIGLEHLDSKTLKIKRHGTPEDVQGTKLVAKPGDIIFGKRRAYQGKVAICEWDAIVSAHSMVLRAQEEVIIKELLPFFMQSQEFYNRSLKISEGSLSPTIKWKVLAEEKFIIPPKNIQRDIIEKLNATEDNINCKEILLEKTLKYKEKLVNKLLTRGVNHSNYKPSSIGEIPKDWELKRIDDVCNINPQKEKIADTDTEISFLTMEDISNDAKIINLRERKYSEVSSGFTSFRENDVIVAKITPCFENGKGALAQNLKNSIGFGSTEFHILRAKDEVLPKYIYYHTTNKLFRTLGEWNMTGSAGQKRVPKEFLEGFKIGIPPLTEQRKIVEILDGLENVISNIESNIKNTKKVKEELLIFLFDPKFYQNNIAKV
- a CDS encoding type I restriction endonuclease subunit R is translated as MSVSKFNEGNSVRDYIRDLLVENGWKFVPSNKFNRELNNPFIEEHLVNALKKLNPEIKAEPSRADEVIYKLRAIVLSVKYEGLVRANEEFSKWLRGEKSMPFGRNNEHVPVKLIDFDVVKNNEFIVTTEYKFKTQESRRTDLYLLVNGIPLVIGECKTPVRPAISWVDGAKQISEDYENNVPELFVSNVFNFATDGKEFRYGTVKSPINKWFPWRDFNKGKHSELSALQFPIKEMLNRRVLLDLLQNFVIFTTDDKKRRIKVICRSQQYDTVNKIVERVVNGKIKKGLIWHFQGSGKSLLMLFAALKLRMHEKLKSPTVLIVVDRKDLDSQITGTFSSADVPNMVPAKTISSLEQLLIQDTRKIIITTIFRFKEVEEVLNDRENIIVLVDEAHRTQEGDLGIKMRNALPNAFFFGLTGTPINKRDRNTFATFGAEVDEQGYMSKYSFEDSIKDGATRKLKFEPRLVRLHIDKETMKEEFDNLTDTIGDLEREELIKRAGRVSTFVKAPERIEMVSKDIANHYKEIIEPNKFKAMVVCYDRECCIKYKEELDRLLGKDACEIVMTVNSGEEEYKNYDRTPDEEKKVLDNFNIEEHPLKVLIVTAKLLTGFDAPILQTMYLDKPLKEHTLLQAICRTNRVYKDKEFGLIVDYIGVFDEVGKALNFDQNSMKKVIENIDEYIKEFPVALDKSLSYFQDIDRNLEGYEGLIRAQECLPNNETRDQFASDFSYLSKLWEAISPNPVLNQYKGDYRWLSQVYESVKPSSGQGALVWHTLGPKTMDIINRNIHVSEIEDNLEEIVLDEELVEEVLKNQDSQKVKEIEFKISARIKRNINKNSRFKELAQKLEELKEKYEENFKTSLNFLKELLELAKEVLRAEKETDLNEDVKTGKAALTELFNDIKSQKTHIIVERIVNDIDSIVNVVRFDGWQNTNAGEREVKRALRKTLAKYQLHKDQELFEKAYNYIKEYY
- a CDS encoding type I restriction-modification system subunit M, translated to MGRISLEKLERYLWGSANFLRGHIDAGDYKQFIFPLLFLKRLCDVYDEEYNDSLNTLGEDFDENHRFIIPKGHHWNDIRKKVNNIGTAIQTAMAEIEKANIGRLEGIFGDAQWTNKDRLPDSLLKDLIEHFSQQTLSLQNVSEDELGQAYEYLIKKFADDSGHTAQEFYSNRTIVRLMTELLEPNPKESVYDPTCGSGGMLLLSALHLKEKGKEYRSLRLFGQEINLITSSIAKMNMFLHGIEDFEILRGDTLENPAFIKNDKLRQFDIVLANPPYSIKRWNRERWETDPYGRNIYGTPPKSRADYAFLQHIIKSLKADTGRCAILFPHGVLFRDAEQEMRENLVKSDVIECILGLGSNLFYNSPMEACVIFCRTNKKEDRKGKILFINAINQVRRERTMSYIDPEHIEEIKGVYDEFKSINGFSNVVEVDEVLKNNANLNIPLYVIDNKQYKNFTINETVEEYQIDSSSIDDSFTELFKLVQEVSFK
- a CDS encoding tyrosine-type recombinase/integrase; its protein translation is MNYLKGFNNYLEDMDKSERTIVSYLNTISQFSNWLIKEKFIDDLSIVATREIKAYRQILLEKYSPATVNQKLACIKTFYKFMTQTHIIKEDPAKYIKLQKVDNIKSQYMTRAEELRVMSKAKEKGIKAYAILMVLLKCGLRPSELSSLTLDCLFLDKEPTLLVKDSKRNKSRYVPIPMDTCKALNAWIDERNKSDKIYHTRSKYVFTSQRQDRLEVRAIQRVVEVIGIEAGVELYCIRLRATYANSLIQNANIPLSALATLMGHDSIQTTSRYTTINEQDKRRYVNSISEI